Part of the Planococcus plakortidis genome is shown below.
CGGCTTGGTCGGGGCAGCAGCGGCCTTGTTCTTCGCTCCTAAAGCAGGGAAAGAACTTCAGGCTGACTTGAAGACGCAAGCCACCACGTTCAAGGAAAAAGCACAGCAGTCCAAAGAATCCGGCGATTCGACGGACAACCCTGGTTTCACGCAGCAATTGAAAGAGCAATCGACGAAAGTAGTTGATAAGGTTAAGAGCATGAAAGGCAGTAGCTCACCGATGGATGATGGAACTGCTTCATCCGAAGGCGAAGAAAGCGTGGAGTTGTTGGAAACCGTCCAAAACAAAACCGCTAACGGCGACAAAGCAGGAAACGATGCATTCACATCTACAGCGAACGCCTTGAAAGAAGCGGTCGAAGAAGTGAAGGAAGAAAACAAATCAAGCCATAACGATTCGAAAACATCAGCAGGCACGAATGCTTCTGCAAGCCTGCAAAGTTCGGCTGATTCAAAATCTTCCTCTAGCGCTAAAGGTTCTTCGGCATCACAAGGATCTTCAACTTCAAAAGGGTCTTCGAATTCCCAAGGGTCTTCAAATACAAAAGGATCTTCAAATTCACAAAGCAATCAGAACAAAAAGAATTAATTTTGGGAGCGGTTGAAATGGAAAACTTTGTACATGTGAGGAACTTGGATGAGCTTAAGCAAGCGGTGGGCCGTGAACAGCATTATTGGCTGTTCAAGCATAGCAGCACTTGTCCGGTCTCAGCAGGCGCATGGAAAGAGTATTCAGAGTATGCATCATTGCATCCCCATCAATTATTCCTTTATCTTGTCGTCCAGGAAGACAGAGAGCTTTCGGCGTCAATCGAGGAAATA
Proteins encoded:
- a CDS encoding YtxH domain-containing protein; its protein translation is MGKNKNTYSKPDYNESQYNGEYYTQGGKYNDQGGQYEQSQFVPQSYGSSSRYDDLYDYEESNGGSGFLTGMIVGGLVGAAAALFFAPKAGKELQADLKTQATTFKEKAQQSKESGDSTDNPGFTQQLKEQSTKVVDKVKSMKGSSSPMDDGTASSEGEESVELLETVQNKTANGDKAGNDAFTSTANALKEAVEEVKEENKSSHNDSKTSAGTNASASLQSSADSKSSSSAKGSSASQGSSTSKGSSNSQGSSNTKGSSNSQSNQNKKN
- the ytxJ gene encoding bacillithiol system redox-active protein YtxJ; the protein is MENFVHVRNLDELKQAVGREQHYWLFKHSSTCPVSAGAWKEYSEYASLHPHQLFLYLVVQEDRELSASIEEITGIRHESPQLFHFASEQVDWHASHNKIKSKAMKEFIA